From the genome of Streptomyces sp. NBC_01304:
TGGGCGTCGCGATGGTCGTCCTGGTGACGGCGGCGGTGGCCGCGCTCAGCGCGCTGCGGAACTCGGCGTCGGGGCGGGCGATGCTGGCGGTGCGGTCTGCTCCGGCTGCGGCGATGGCGTCGGGTGTGTCCGTGATCCGGACCAAGCTGATGCTGTTCACGCTGTCGGCGGGCCTGGCCGGGTTCGGTGGCGTGATGTACGCGTCCTTCAACACCCGCATCACGGCCACGGACTTCACGGCCATGGCCGGGTTGGTGTGGCTGGCGGTGGTGGTCGCGGCGGGAGTGCGGCGGCCCCAGTTCGCCGTGGTGGCGGGGCTGGTGTTCGCGCTGGTGCCGCATGTCCTGTCGGACTACGTGACCGATTCGTCACACCTGCCGGTGATTCTGTTCGGGCTGGCGGGGCTGGCACTGGCGAACGACCCGGACGGGTATTGCGCGGCGGTGTCGGTGCGGCTGCACCGGCGTCGGGCTTCTTCTCTCCCCACCCCGCCCCTTCCCGAAAGTCCTGCGGACGGCTTCGGGCTCAGCAAATCAGCCCGTCCGGCGATTGAGGACGTGCCCGGAGGGCGCAAGGCTCCGCAGGATTACGGGAAGGGGCGGGTTGGGGAATCAACAGCCCTCACCCTCCACAACATCCACGCAGGCTACGACGGAGCCCCCGTCCTCCACGGCGTCGACCTCACCATCCGGTCCGGCGAGATCCTGGCCCTCCTGGGCCCCAACGGGGCCGGGAAATCGACGACTTGCAAGGTGGCCGCAGGCCTGATCGCCCCGATCAGGGGCCAGATCCACGTACAGGGGCGGGACGCCACCACCGACGGCCCCGTCAAGCTGTCCCGGCAAGGGATCCTCCTGGCCCCGGAGGGCCGCGGCATCTTCCCCACCCTCACCATCGAGGAAAACCTCGCCCTGCACCTCCCCGACAAGCCCGACCGCGCGGCGGTCTACGAAAGATTCCCCGCCCTCGCGACCCGCCGCGGCATCCCCGCAGGCTCCCTCTCCGGCGGCGAGCAGCAGATGCTCGCCCTGGCCCCGCTCCTCCAGAAGCCCCCCAAGGTCCTCATCGCCGACGAGCCCTCCCTGGGCCTGGCCCCACGCATCGTCGACGAGGTCTTCCAGCTGCTCGCCGAGCTGAGGGACGCCGGGACGGCACTTCTCCTGGTGGAGGAGAAGGCGGCGGAAATCCTCGGCGTCGCCGACACCGTGGCCTACCTCGCCCAGGGCAAGGTCAGCTGGTGCGGCCCCCGCTCGGAGGTACAGGCGGACCGCCTCACCGAGGCCTACCTGGGCATCGCGGCAACCGAATCCGGCACAGCTGAGGCGGCGAAGCCATGACCGACCACCTCCTCGAAACCCAGGACGTACGCGTCCACTTCGGCGGCATCCGCGCCCTCAAGGGCGTGACGCTCGGCATCCGGCCCGGCGAGGTCTGCGGGCTGATCGGGCCCAACGGGGCCGGCAAGACCACCCTGTTCGACGTCCTCTCGGGCATCCGCCGCCCCGACGCGGGCCGGGTCCTGCTCGACGGTACGGACGTCACCCGGCGCTCCCCCGTCTGGCGGGCCCGGCACGGCATGCGCCGCACCTTCCAGCGGCAGCAGCTGTTCGGGCAGCTCACGGTCGCCGACAACCTGGTGGTGGCGCAGGAGTGGCGCGGCGGCGGTGGCGGGGTCGCCGCCGATCTCGTGGCCGCACCGACGCGACGTACCCACGAAAGGGCCAGGAGGGAACGGGCCGCCACGGTCCTGCGCGAATGCGGTCTCGACGCGCTGGCCGGCGACTACGCGGGCGCGCTCCCCGTCGGGCAGGCCCGGATGGTGGAGCTGGCCCGCGCGGTGGCCGATCCGCCGCGCGTACTGCTCCTCGACGAGCCGGCGTCCGGGATGACAGCCGACGAGAGACAGCAACTGTCGGCTGTCATCCGGCACTTGGCCGACGAGGAGGGCTGTGCCGTGCTCCTCATCGAGCACAACGTCGCCTTCGTCATGGAGCTCTGCGCCCGCGTCGTCGTGCTCGACCTGGGCGAGGTCCTGGCCCAGGGCACGGCCGCCGAGGTACGCGCCGACCCGAAGGTCAAGGAGGCGTACCTCGGCACGGCCGACGTGTAGGCACCGCTCAGCCACCTCTCGGCGGCTCAGACCAGCTGGTACGCGCGCATCTTGCCGATCAGCATGTGGCAGTTCTGCAGCGAGCCCGAACTGTCGCCCAGG
Proteins encoded in this window:
- a CDS encoding ABC transporter ATP-binding protein; its protein translation is MTDHLLETQDVRVHFGGIRALKGVTLGIRPGEVCGLIGPNGAGKTTLFDVLSGIRRPDAGRVLLDGTDVTRRSPVWRARHGMRRTFQRQQLFGQLTVADNLVVAQEWRGGGGGVAADLVAAPTRRTHERARRERAATVLRECGLDALAGDYAGALPVGQARMVELARAVADPPRVLLLDEPASGMTADERQQLSAVIRHLADEEGCAVLLIEHNVAFVMELCARVVVLDLGEVLAQGTAAEVRADPKVKEAYLGTADV